AAACGTGAAATTGTTGTTGATACACGAGCACATGAAGAAAAACACCCGAGTTATCTAGaataacaaagaagaagaaaaagaggacATGATCACATCACTTCTTTTAAGTTTTGACTACACGTAAAAACATTCGCGATCATGTACAATCTGGTCATCACGTTCTTTGTGAGACATATTATCAGTCGATGACTTGTTGAAAAAGTCAATGCAATCTGAGATAGCTTCACTGTAGTGAGAATGAGAGGAGTAGTACGAATTACTGCACGATATCTTCGGTGTCTCTAGCCTCTCGCCGCCACTCCGGGAGTCGGTGGTTTTGTGACGACGTACGGtggcagaggaagaagaggagggaACGATGAAGATGATCTTCATGAGAATCTTGCGGAATTTGCTGAAGAGCTTCATGGATGAAGAAAATCCTATGAAGGTCTTGTTGTGGttatgatgctgatgatgattATATGGTTCGTTTATATGAACGGTGAAGGAGTTTGAGTGTGTATCAGGAAGAGTTCTCTGAGATGGCTTCTGCATagtttggtatatattataaagtttCATATCTCTGCCTTGCAtatgttttgcttttttttgcatatgttaTGTTTAATTTGTGAATTTATGCTCGTATGTATcgacatatatatacacatagcAAGGGGTTGttaattttttccttttttaaatgaTTGATTCCTTTTTCGGGTTTTTCCTTTTAGATGTTAAAAAAAGGTTTTCGACTACTAAAATACTGAAATTTGAAGGATTAATATAAACGTAACCGAAACAATTAGCTGAGAGATTAATGTATGATGTTGCATGTGAACAAATCATTTGTATGGGCTTCCTTTGTCCTCTGCAAAGTgaactcctttttttttattaaactcgGATATGGATAAATATATACATGGATGGATTAATCAGCTAACATCTTCTGGAtgcatttcttattttataattaatttgaaaCCAACACAAGAGTTTAACTAAATTGTATAAAATTTGACTCAactgtattaaatttatatttttgatgtaGTTTATCTTATCACATAGAAGTATgttgaaatttattttcatgAGACCGAGCTTTCGTTAACACTGAAGAAACATGATACTGATTGATTAGCGGTTAATCATGAGCTGATTATACATGTAATTAGGGCAAAATTAAAAGCGGTAGTACTAGTGAGTATAATCAGGTGTTGAAATAGTTTGTGGTCCTGCATCATGTACACTTTGGCTTTGACCTAGTTTTATTTAGTCACGGAGATTTGGGACCAGTCAGA
The sequence above is drawn from the Brassica napus cultivar Da-Ae chromosome A8, Da-Ae, whole genome shotgun sequence genome and encodes:
- the LOC106444592 gene encoding uncharacterized protein LOC106444592, yielding MQKKAKHMQGRDMKLYNIYQTMQKPSQRTLPDTHSNSFTVHINEPYNHHQHHNHNKTFIGFSSSMKLFSKFRKILMKIIFIVPSSSSSATVRRHKTTDSRSGGERLETPKISCSNSYYSSHSHYSEAISDCIDFFNKSSTDNMSHKERDDQIVHDRECFYV